In the genome of [Mycoplasma] phocae, one region contains:
- a CDS encoding ECF transporter S component, which translates to MVVLFQNIIRKFKTKSYRFSIYEVALFGLMLALFIMGTLLEQYVFIGKFRISVTYPIFIVFGLSLGPWRGAFLGILCNTITASINGIGTWMIEYAIIPPLIAFISGWFTRMFFLNNKYTWWSGFIFISLAIILFITIFSFYQNIIIDESDKRITRLWPIKTVLGIGSGGLLFILIGSILLGVKNARTRNFKTKLNTTLLFAILLIVTFVLIMSRWLWGPFAFINYYNRFRNGNWKYEDYYLLIMIPIIIKSFIEIPIYALIIFAIYPIIVMIRQKIHFHRNLNYLN; encoded by the coding sequence ATGGTCGTATTATTTCAAAATATTATAAGAAAATTTAAGACTAAATCATATCGATTTTCAATCTACGAAGTAGCACTATTTGGTTTAATGCTTGCGTTATTTATTATGGGAACTTTACTTGAACAATACGTTTTTATTGGTAAATTTCGGATTAGTGTTACTTATCCTATTTTTATTGTATTTGGATTATCATTAGGTCCATGAAGAGGGGCATTTCTTGGAATTTTATGTAATACAATAACTGCATCCATTAATGGAATTGGTACTTGAATGATTGAATATGCAATTATTCCACCATTAATCGCATTTATTAGTGGATGATTTACTCGAATGTTTTTTTTGAATAATAAATATACCTGATGATCTGGCTTTATTTTTATATCACTGGCAATCATTTTATTTATTACTATCTTTTCATTTTATCAAAATATTATAATAGATGAATCAGATAAACGAATAACAAGATTATGACCAATTAAGACTGTCTTGGGGATCGGTAGTGGCGGCCTCTTATTTATTTTAATAGGCTCAATATTATTAGGTGTTAAGAATGCTAGAACAAGAAATTTTAAAACTAAATTAAACACTACTTTATTATTTGCAATTTTATTAATTGTTACCTTTGTTTTAATTATGTCGCGTTGACTATGAGGTCCTTTCGCCTTTATTAATTACTATAATCGTTTCAGAAATGGGAATTGGAAATACGAGGATTATTATTTATTAATTATGATTCCAATTATTATAAAAAGTTTTATTGAAATACCAATTTATGCATTAATAATTTTTGCTATATATCCAA
- a CDS encoding M17 family metallopeptidase produces the protein MELIKKLETKRNDAFLLRAAYKGNSIIENLVEKENKITEFISKKIAYIYLGDAENVDYEKIYDLAVMLGLDTPRSYQIDLASFVVEGKLDLTSIIDAFTKGINFSAAKLYNKKTFTKKPNDNQISLFVEQPTNAALLAFNKAAIIIDAQNWARNLGVTPPNELNSEQLAEIVVNDFKKYKNLSIKVLNKKEIEKLGMGLLLSVNRGSMFEPRVVVIEYNGDPSSKEKTVYVGKGITFDSGGYNIKTGRNMLGMKYDMSGSAIVAGALKAIAQLGPKTNVSAVMCITDNRVNGDASLPDSVWTSMSGKTVEINNTDAEGRLVMADGLYYAANNLNATKLLDVATLTGAMVSALGETYTGVWATSDSAWEKIDAAAKKQHELIWRMPFDDDYEQFMKGSIVADLKNTDYSGNAGSCSAAMFLKEFTKDLEYIHLDVAGTNDIDEKPMFAMVKTLIELAI, from the coding sequence ATGGAATTAATAAAAAAATTAGAAACTAAAAGAAATGATGCCTTTTTACTAAGAGCTGCTTACAAGGGCAATAGTATTATTGAAAATTTAGTTGAAAAAGAAAATAAAATTACTGAATTCATTTCAAAAAAAATCGCATATATTTATTTAGGTGACGCTGAAAATGTTGATTATGAAAAAATTTATGATTTAGCAGTGATGTTAGGTTTAGATACTCCAAGAAGTTATCAAATTGATTTGGCTTCATTTGTTGTTGAAGGCAAACTGGATTTAACTTCAATAATTGATGCTTTTACAAAAGGTATTAATTTTTCTGCCGCTAAGCTATATAACAAAAAAACATTTACAAAAAAACCTAATGATAATCAAATAAGTTTATTTGTTGAACAACCAACCAATGCAGCGCTTTTAGCATTTAATAAAGCTGCTATTATAATTGATGCTCAAAATTGAGCAAGAAACTTAGGTGTTACTCCACCAAATGAACTAAATTCAGAACAACTAGCTGAAATTGTTGTTAATGATTTTAAAAAATATAAAAACTTATCAATTAAAGTTTTAAATAAAAAAGAAATTGAAAAATTGGGTATGGGATTACTTTTATCAGTTAATCGCGGATCAATGTTTGAACCAAGAGTGGTCGTAATTGAATACAACGGTGATCCTTCAAGTAAAGAAAAAACTGTTTATGTTGGTAAAGGAATCACATTTGACTCTGGTGGATATAATATCAAAACTGGACGTAATATGTTAGGAATGAAATATGATATGTCAGGTTCTGCAATTGTTGCTGGCGCACTTAAAGCAATCGCACAATTAGGTCCTAAAACTAATGTTTCAGCCGTAATGTGTATTACTGATAACCGTGTTAATGGTGATGCTTCATTACCTGATTCAGTTTGAACTTCAATGAGTGGAAAAACTGTTGAAATTAACAACACTGACGCTGAGGGGCGTTTAGTTATGGCAGATGGTTTATACTATGCCGCTAATAACCTTAATGCTACTAAATTGCTTGATGTAGCAACATTAACTGGTGCAATGGTTTCAGCATTGGGAGAAACTTATACTGGGGTTTGGGCAACATCTGACTCGGCATGAGAAAAAATTGATGCTGCCGCTAAAAAGCAACATGAATTAATTTGAAGAATGCCATTTGATGATGACTATGAACAATTCATGAAAGGTTCAATTGTTGCGGATTTAAAAAATACTGACTATTCAGGCAATGCTGGATCATGTTCGGCTGCGATGTTTTTGAAAGAATTTACTAAAGATTTAGAGTATATTCATTTAGATGTTGCCGGCACAAATGATATTGATGAAAAACCAATGTTTGCCATGGTAAAAACCTTAATCGAATTGGCAATTTAA
- a CDS encoding M17 family metallopeptidase, which translates to MILDYETKRNKSMLLKAAYEGMKLPDYVAKKANYITENFDENIAYIFISKDVKNYYDFLKVVDAISMAKRRNYQIDIASFNREGFLSVEEIFRAFVSRISFNEAELYSAKESSKKKEAKEQISLYFEDKSHAKFVKRLAVIAAAVNKARDLQITPPNIANSQYIAQFIKKDFANVDSISIKVLGKPEIEKLGMGLMLAVNAGSSHQPRVVVIEYNGNPSSKEKFVYVGKGITFDTGGYNTKGYHMENMKFDMSGSVICAYAVKAAAELKIKANVAAVMMLTDNAIDTHPTMPESVVKSMSGKTVEIIDTDAEGRLVLADGLYYGAKKLGASLLVDVATLTGTMLRALGKTFSGIYATCDKRWSQFLSAANEAHEKVWRMPLHEDFHKPNKKSLVADLNNYNSAEKSDCNTAAMFLKEFTNKVDFIHCDVAGTADSNGMGMGVLISTLVELAEGQK; encoded by the coding sequence ATGATTTTAGATTACGAAACAAAACGTAATAAATCAATGTTGCTAAAGGCAGCATATGAAGGTATGAAATTGCCTGATTACGTTGCTAAAAAAGCAAATTATATTACTGAAAATTTTGATGAAAATATTGCATATATTTTTATTTCAAAAGATGTAAAAAATTACTATGACTTTTTAAAAGTTGTGGACGCAATTTCAATGGCCAAAAGAAGAAATTATCAAATTGATATTGCATCATTTAACCGTGAAGGATTTTTGAGTGTTGAAGAAATTTTTCGAGCTTTTGTATCGAGAATTTCTTTCAATGAAGCTGAACTTTATTCTGCTAAAGAGTCAAGTAAGAAAAAAGAAGCAAAAGAACAAATTTCTTTATATTTTGAAGATAAATCGCACGCAAAATTTGTTAAGCGTTTAGCTGTCATTGCTGCCGCTGTAAATAAAGCGAGAGATCTACAAATTACACCACCAAATATTGCCAATAGTCAATACATTGCTCAGTTTATCAAAAAAGACTTTGCTAATGTTGATTCAATTAGCATTAAAGTATTAGGAAAACCTGAAATTGAAAAATTAGGAATGGGCTTAATGCTTGCAGTAAATGCCGGTAGTTCACATCAACCAAGAGTGGTCGTAATTGAGTACAACGGAAATCCATCAAGCAAAGAAAAATTTGTTTATGTTGGTAAGGGAATTACTTTTGATACAGGTGGATATAATACCAAAGGATATCACATGGAAAATATGAAATTTGACATGTCAGGATCAGTAATTTGTGCTTATGCAGTTAAAGCAGCAGCTGAACTTAAAATTAAAGCTAATGTAGCAGCAGTAATGATGTTAACAGATAATGCTATTGACACACATCCAACTATGCCAGAATCTGTTGTTAAATCAATGAGTGGAAAAACTGTTGAAATTATTGATACTGATGCTGAAGGTAGATTAGTGCTAGCTGATGGTTTATACTATGGTGCTAAAAAATTAGGTGCATCACTTCTTGTAGATGTCGCAACATTAACTGGAACTATGCTAAGAGCGCTGGGAAAAACTTTTTCAGGAATTTATGCAACATGTGATAAAAGATGAAGTCAATTTCTTTCAGCGGCAAATGAAGCTCATGAGAAAGTATGAAGAATGCCATTACATGAAGATTTTCATAAACCAAATAAAAAATCGCTTGTCGCAGATTTGAATAATTATAATAGTGCTGAAAAATCAGACTGTAATACTGCTGCAATGTTTTTAAAAGAATTTACTAATAAAGTTGATTTTATTCATTGTGATGTTGCTGGAACAGCTGATAGTAACGGTATGGGAATGGGAGTTTTAATCTCAACTCTAGTGGAATTAGCAGAAGGTCAAAAATAG
- a CDS encoding DNA adenine methylase, which yields MKLEIPEKNKLLPFVKWAGGKKQLLNEIKKYMPEKFNNYYEPFVGGGAVLFSIQPHKAYINDNNKELIYLYQVIRKKVY from the coding sequence ATGAAACTTGAAATTCCCGAAAAAAATAAATTGTTGCCGTTTGTAAAATGAGCAGGCGGAAAAAAACAGTTACTAAATGAAATTAAAAAATATATGCCTGAAAAATTTAATAATTATTATGAACCATTTGTTGGTGGTGGCGCAGTTTTATTTAGCATCCAACCACATAAAGCTTATATAAATGATAATAATAAGGAATTAATTTACTTATATCAAGTAATTAGAAAAAAAGTTTACTAA
- a CDS encoding DNA adenine methylase: MKEHQENHNSDYYYKVRNMDRDPKFDNLSIVERAARILYLNKACFNGLYRVNSSGYFNVPENKNQTIRIIDLDNITNVHKFLKKNKISITNNDFQKAVSRVKKGDFVYFDPPYDSFENQKNFTSYSQNNFDRQEQERLFKTYKRLSNKGAYVMLSNHNTKFIRELYKDFNIYVVNVKRLISSNSKNRGEVEEVIITNY, translated from the coding sequence GTGAAAGAACATCAAGAAAACCATAATTCAGATTATTATTATAAAGTTAGAAATATGGATAGAGATCCTAAATTTGATAATTTATCAATAGTCGAGCGAGCAGCAAGAATTTTGTATTTAAATAAAGCATGTTTTAATGGACTTTATCGAGTTAATTCAAGTGGTTATTTTAATGTTCCGGAAAACAAAAATCAAACTATTAGAATTATAGATTTAGACAATATTACAAATGTCCATAAATTTTTGAAAAAAAATAAAATTAGTATAACAAATAATGATTTTCAAAAAGCTGTTAGCAGAGTTAAAAAGGGAGATTTTGTGTATTTTGATCCACCATATGACTCATTTGAAAACCAAAAAAATTTTACTTCGTATTCACAAAATAATTTTGACCGACAAGAGCAAGAAAGATTATTTAAGACATATAAAAGGCTATCTAACAAAGGAGCTTATGTTATGCTAAGTAATCATAATACTAAATTCATAAGAGAATTATATAAAGATTTTAATATTTATGTTGTTAATGTAAAAAGATTAATAAGTTCAAATTCTAAAAATAGAGGAGAAGTAGAAGAGGTTATAATAACAAATTATTAA